From a single Herbiconiux sp. SALV-R1 genomic region:
- the menC gene encoding o-succinylbenzoate synthase: MTVPEQSSPLPELDPVELEEVELHRVSMPLVRPFETSFGRQYVRDVLLVRVRTGDGEGWGECVAMTDPVYSSEYVEGVAEVLARYLAPALLGVRTLGARDVGAALGFVIGHRMAKAALETAVLDAQTRAAGVSFGEYFGAVRPEVECGVSVGIASSIDELLEEVASYRDAGYRRIKLKIKPGWDLEPVAAVRSLLGPDALLQVDANTAYTVDDIDHLRRLDDFGLLLIEQPFVEEDIASHAALAAAIDTPVCLDESITSAEVAVDAIARDATSIVNIKAGRVGGYLEAVRVHDVCRARDVPVWCGGMLETGVGRAANVALAALPGFTLPGDTSGSDRYFAEDLTESFVLVEGRLAVPTAAGSGVTVREELLQEWRSQPVRYLGHV, translated from the coding sequence ATGACGGTGCCCGAGCAGAGTTCCCCCCTTCCCGAGCTCGACCCGGTCGAGCTCGAGGAGGTGGAGCTGCACCGCGTGTCGATGCCCCTGGTGCGGCCGTTCGAGACGAGCTTCGGGCGCCAGTACGTGCGCGACGTGCTGCTCGTGCGGGTGCGCACGGGCGACGGCGAGGGCTGGGGCGAGTGCGTGGCGATGACCGACCCGGTGTACTCGAGCGAGTACGTGGAGGGCGTGGCCGAGGTGCTCGCGCGCTACCTCGCTCCGGCGCTGCTCGGGGTGCGGACGCTCGGCGCCCGCGACGTGGGTGCGGCGCTGGGCTTCGTGATCGGGCACCGGATGGCGAAGGCCGCCCTCGAGACCGCCGTGCTCGATGCGCAGACCCGGGCCGCCGGGGTGAGCTTCGGCGAGTACTTCGGGGCCGTGCGCCCTGAGGTGGAGTGCGGGGTGTCGGTGGGCATTGCCTCCTCGATCGACGAGCTGCTGGAGGAGGTCGCGTCGTACCGCGACGCCGGCTACCGGCGCATCAAGCTGAAGATCAAGCCCGGGTGGGACCTCGAACCGGTGGCCGCCGTGCGGTCGCTGCTCGGGCCCGACGCGCTGCTGCAGGTCGACGCCAACACCGCCTACACGGTCGACGACATCGACCATCTGCGCCGGCTCGACGACTTCGGGTTGCTGCTCATCGAGCAGCCCTTCGTCGAGGAGGACATCGCGAGCCACGCGGCGCTCGCCGCGGCCATCGACACGCCCGTGTGCCTCGACGAGTCGATCACCTCGGCCGAGGTGGCGGTCGACGCGATCGCGCGCGACGCGACGTCGATCGTCAACATCAAGGCGGGGCGGGTCGGCGGCTACCTCGAAGCGGTGCGGGTGCACGACGTGTGCCGGGCGCGCGACGTGCCGGTGTGGTGCGGCGGGATGCTCGAGACCGGTGTGGGAAGGGCGGCGAACGTGGCGCTCGCGGCACTGCCCGGCTTCACGCTGCCGGGCGACACCTCGGGGTCGGACAGGTACTTCGCCGAAGACCTCACCGAGTCGTTCGTGCTGGTGGAGGGCCGGCTGGCGGTGCCGACGGCGGCGGGCTCCGGCGTCACGGTGCGGGAGGAGCTGCTGCAGGAGTGGCGCTCGCAGCCGGTGCGCTACCTCGGGCATGTCTGA